A genomic region of Clostridiaceae bacterium contains the following coding sequences:
- a CDS encoding 50S ribosomal protein L28 — MAKCDICSKKTIFGNNVSHSVRRTNRSWKPNVRKVRVIENGTAKSLNVCTSCLRSNKVTRAI, encoded by the coding sequence ATGGCAAAATGTGATATATGCAGCAAGAAAACTATTTTTGGAAACAATGTAAGTCACTCTGTTAGAAGGACAAATAGATCCTGGAAACCTAATGTCAGGAAGGTCAGAGTCATTGAAAATGGTACAGCTAAGTCTTTAAATGTTTGTACAAGTTGTTTGCGTTCTAATAAGGTAACAAGGGCTATATAA